A single genomic interval of Electrophorus electricus isolate fEleEle1 chromosome 4, fEleEle1.pri, whole genome shotgun sequence harbors:
- the pex11a gene encoding peroxisomal membrane protein 11A, whose protein sequence is MESFILLTNQSQGRDRIFRATQYACTLAKYMLRKDPTKTQMLVKLQSLESTMSSGRKLFRLGNTVNSIDAAKGTLYLTDPVLRLCLTLANLSRALYFICDNVLWARNVGLIHDIGKDRWSMNAMRYYFFSLVMNLARDAYVIAQLMVKKSQEKQYQQKANQHLSDSPDVASVIIPPLDAFLLLLIESLRSHPALALDTIKNLCDIFLPLDKLGIYQTNAGLVGICGLVSSFVGILSVLKPNLKIKP, encoded by the exons ATGGAGTCATTCATCCTGCTCACCAACCAAAGCCAAGGAAGGGATCGTATTTTCAG AGCAACCCAATATGCATGCACTTTGGCCAAGTACATGCTACGAAAAGATCCGACAAAGACACAAATGTTGGTGAAGTTGCAGAGTTTGGAGTCGACCATGAGCTCAGGACGGAAGC TTTTTAGGCTTGGAAATACTGTGAATTCAATCGATGCAGCCAAGGGAACCCTTTACCTCACTGACCCTGTGTTGCGTCTTTGTCTCACCCTGGCTAATCTCAGCCGTGCCCTCTATTTCATTTGTGATAATGTTCTCTGGGCCAGAAATGTCGGCCTTATCCATGACATCGGTAAGGACCGTTGGAGCATGAATGCAATGCGatattactttttttcattGGTGATGAATCTTGCCAGAGATGCTTATGTGATTGCCCAGCTCATGGTGAAGAAGTCTCAGGAAAAGCAATATCAGCAGAAAGCCAACCAGCACCTCAGTGACAGTCCAGATGTGGCTAGTGTCATTATTCCTCCGCTTGATGCATTTCTATTGCTACTCATTGAGAGTCTCAGAAGTCACCCTGCTTTGGCTCTTGACACAATCAAAAACTTGTGTGATATTTTTCTTCCTCTAGACAAGCTGGGAATTTATCAAACAAATGCAGGGCTTGTGGGAATCTGTGGGCTTGTCTCCTCTTTTGTAGGAATCCTGTCAGTCCTGAAGCCCAATCTGAAAATAAAGCCATAA
- the LOC113573978 gene encoding RNA polymerase II elongation factor ELL yields MAALKQEHRYGLSCAKIHKNTPNKTIYHVKLTDTAIRTLEAYQNLKGSLPNQPAICFKGNQGYIKIPAATVDSGDAFRVFSFYLSSDSKDKPQASFDCIHQYVSGDGRDHLESQGSIQDKITVCATDDSYQMTRERMSQVEKDIWSRSAIEIKPGATHPSKCVKIKRKQGMPGTFDGMNRHSPSNKRTGAASAVAHRPLKDRVIHLLALKHYRKPELLLWLEREKASPKDKADLSTVLEEVAKLNPKDHSFTLKDDFYRNIQRDWPGYVEEERQLIHRLLARKLQPLSSSSQLKTFQSNHSFHKTTGDSPSQLSPVKNLSVKRPVPSDHTESQTLKKQRLLDQNSLLQTSSSHLGSSMGRSSSAPGSSSLQKKTELERTSNSVQETLNGLYQRHKLSEANGVHKSERPDPEPTVSASPNPPRTEFPLCTDQQLANGQHKKKKPKKHKEKERERLKPDWVETSPDLKHNQEKLNHHEGPNTPVTHASPEELPDYLLKYNTITDLEQRQQYKEDFCAEYDEYRDLHERIGKVTEIFVQLGSKIKTLSPGTQEYKVMEDQILEKYRKYKKKFPGYREEKKRCEYLHRKLSHIKGLILDYDRIQTPS; encoded by the exons ATGGCAGCGCTGAAACAGGAGCATCGGTATGGACTCTCCTGTGCGAAGATTCATAAGAACACTCCTAACAAAACTATATATCACGTCAAGTTGACCGACACTGCCATTCGGACACTGGAAGCCTATCAGAACCTTAAG GGATCCTTACCAAATCAGCCGGCAATTTGCTTCAAGGGGAACCAGGGG TACATCAAGATTCCTGCTGCCACAGTTGACTCAGGTGATGCTTTTCGCGTTTTTTCCTTCTACCTGTCCAGTGACAGTAAAGACAAACCTCAAGCAAGCTTTGACTGCATTCACCAGTATGTCTCGGG GGATGGCAGGGATCACCTGGAGAGCCAGGGCAGCATTCAGGACAAGATCACGGTATGTGCCACAGATGACTCCTATCAGATGACCCGTGAGCGCATGTCCCAGGTGGAAAAAGACATCTGGAGCCGTTCAGCTATTGAGATCAAACCCGGGGCCACACATCCAA GTAAGTGTGTTAAGATTAAGAGGAAGCAGGGGATGCCAGGCACCTTTGATGGGATGAATAGACATTCACCAAGCAACAAGAGGACTGGAGCTGCCAGTGCTGTGGCCCACAGGCCCCTGAAAGATCGCGTCATTCACCTTCTGGCCCTAAAGCACTACAGGAAGCCAGAGCTACTGCTGTGgctggagagggagaaagcaagTCCCAAGGACAAAGCTGATCTGAGCACAGTGTTGGAagag gTGGCAAAACTAAACCCCAAAGACCACAGCTTTACTCTGAAAGATGATTTCTACAGGAACATTCAGAGGGACTGGCCTGGCtatgtggaggaagagagacagctTATCCACAGGCTTCTAGCCAG AAAGCTTCAGCCTCTTAGCAGCAGTAGTCAGCTAAAAACCTTCCAGTCCAACCATTCATTCCACAAAACCACAGGGGATTCACCATCCCAGCTCAGCCCTGTCAAGAATCTCTCTGTG AAACGTCCAGTGCCTTCAGACCACACAGAAAGTCAGACTCTGAAGAAACAGAGGTTGCTAGACCAGAACTCACTTTTACAAACGTCTAGTAGCCATCTCGGCTCCTCCATGGGTCGGAGTTCATCTGCCCCTGGAAGCTCCagtttacagaaaaaaacagagctCGAGAGGACCAGCAACAGTGTTCAAGAAACCCTCAACGGCCTTTACCAGCGGCACAAACTTAGTGAGGCTAATGGTGTCCATAAGTCAGAACGGCCAGACCCTGAACCAACAGTGTCAGCCAGCCCCAACCCCCCACGGACCGAGTTCCCTCTCTGCACTGATCAGCAGCTAGCCAATGGCCAGCACAAAAAGAAGAAGCCCAAGAAGCACAAGGAGAAGGAGCGAGAACGATTAAAACCTGATTGGGTGGAGACAAGCCCGGACCTCAAGCATAACCAGGAAAAGCTTAATC accATGAGGGCCCAAACACACCTGTCACCCATGCCTCGCCGGAGGAACTGCCAGACTATTTATT AAAATACAACACTATAACTGACTTGGAACAGCGCCAGCAGTATAAGGAGGATTTCTGTGCTGAATATGATGAATACAGGGACCTCCATGAACGAATCGGGAAAGTCACTGAAATATTTGTCCAGTTGGGGTCCAAGATAAAGACACTGTCCCCTGGGACTCAAGAGTACAAG GTAATGGAGGATCAAATATTGGAGAAGTATAGAAAATATAAGAAG AAGTTCCCTGGCTACCGGGAAGAGAAGAAGCGTTGCGAATATCTCCATCGGAAACTGTCTCACATCAAAGGCTTGATTTTGGACTATGACCGCATTCAAACCCCTTCTTAG